The following are from one region of the Mycolicibacterium helvum genome:
- the ilvD gene encoding dihydroxy-acid dehydratase, whose product MTQTPDLKPRSRDVTDGLEKAAARGMLRAVGMGDEDFAKPQIGVASSWNEITPCNLSLDRLAKAAKDGVHAAGGYPMEFGTISVSDGISMGHEGMHFSLVSREVIADSVETVMMAERLDGSVLLAGCDKSLPGMLMAAARLDLASVFLYAGSILPGRAKLSDGTEMDVTIIDAFEAVGACARGLMSRADVDTIERAICPGEGACGGMFTANTMASAAEALGMSLPGSAAPPATDRRRDGYARRSGEAVVELLRRGITARDILTKEAFENAIAVVMAFGGSTNAVLHLMAIAHEADVKLTLADFTRIGAKVPHLADVKPFGKHVMFDVDRIGGVPVVMKALLDAGLLHGDVMTVTGETMAANLAHIAPPDPDGKVLRALSNPIHPTGGITILHGSLAPEGAVVKSAGFDSDVFEGTARVFDGERAAMDALEDGTIVANDVVVIRYEGPKGGPGMREMLAITGAIKGAGLGKDVLLMTDGRFSGGTTGLCVGHIAPEAVDAGPIAFVRDGDRVRLDVGKGTLDVLVDADEFDSRKAGFNPPPPKYTTGVLAKYRKLVGSAAQGAVCG is encoded by the coding sequence GTGACTCAAACGCCCGATCTGAAGCCCCGTAGTCGTGACGTCACCGACGGTCTGGAGAAGGCTGCCGCGCGTGGCATGCTCCGCGCGGTAGGCATGGGTGACGAGGATTTCGCCAAGCCGCAGATCGGGGTGGCCTCCTCCTGGAACGAGATCACCCCGTGCAACCTGTCCCTGGACCGGCTGGCCAAGGCCGCCAAGGACGGCGTGCACGCCGCCGGCGGTTATCCCATGGAGTTCGGCACCATCTCGGTGTCCGACGGCATCTCGATGGGCCATGAGGGCATGCACTTCTCGCTGGTGTCGCGCGAGGTCATCGCCGACAGCGTCGAGACCGTCATGATGGCCGAGCGCCTCGACGGGTCGGTGCTGCTGGCCGGCTGCGACAAGTCGCTGCCGGGCATGCTGATGGCCGCCGCACGCCTCGATCTCGCCTCGGTCTTCCTCTACGCAGGCTCGATCCTGCCGGGCCGGGCGAAGTTGTCCGACGGCACCGAGATGGACGTGACGATCATCGACGCTTTCGAGGCCGTCGGCGCATGCGCGCGCGGGCTGATGTCCCGCGCGGATGTCGACACCATCGAGCGGGCGATCTGTCCGGGCGAGGGCGCCTGCGGGGGCATGTTCACCGCCAACACGATGGCCAGCGCCGCCGAGGCGCTGGGCATGTCATTGCCGGGCAGCGCGGCGCCGCCGGCCACCGACCGCCGCCGGGACGGGTACGCCCGCCGCAGCGGCGAGGCCGTCGTGGAGCTGTTGCGCCGCGGTATCACCGCACGCGACATCCTGACCAAAGAGGCCTTCGAGAACGCGATCGCGGTCGTGATGGCGTTCGGTGGGTCCACCAACGCGGTGCTGCACCTGATGGCGATCGCGCACGAGGCCGACGTCAAGCTGACGCTGGCGGACTTCACCCGGATCGGCGCCAAGGTGCCGCACCTGGCCGACGTCAAGCCGTTCGGCAAACACGTGATGTTCGACGTCGACCGCATCGGCGGCGTGCCGGTGGTCATGAAGGCGCTGCTGGATGCCGGGCTGCTGCATGGTGACGTCATGACGGTGACCGGCGAAACGATGGCGGCCAACCTCGCCCACATCGCGCCGCCGGATCCCGACGGCAAGGTGCTGCGAGCGCTGAGCAACCCGATCCACCCGACCGGCGGCATCACGATCCTGCACGGCTCGCTGGCTCCCGAGGGCGCTGTGGTCAAGTCAGCGGGTTTCGATTCCGACGTGTTCGAAGGCACTGCAAGGGTTTTCGACGGCGAACGCGCCGCGATGGATGCTCTCGAAGACGGCACGATCGTGGCCAATGACGTCGTCGTCATCCGCTACGAGGGCCCCAAGGGCGGTCCGGGAATGCGCGAGATGCTGGCGATCACCGGCGCGATCAAGGGCGCCGGGCTGGGCAAGGACGTTCTGCTGATGACCGATGGCCGGTTCTCCGGCGGCACCACCGGCCTGTGCGTGGGTCACATCGCACCGGAGGCTGTCGACGCCGGGCCGATCGCCTTCGTGCGCGACGGTGACCGGGTGCGCCTCGACGTCGGCAAGGGCACGCTGGACGTGCTGGTCGACGCCGACGAATTCGATTCCCGCAAGGCGGGCTTCAACCCGCCCCCGCCGAAGTACACCACCGGCGTGCTGGCCAAGTACCGCAAGCTGGTCGGCTCGGCCGCGCAGGGAGCCGTCTGCGGCTAG
- the ricR gene encoding copper-sensing transcriptional repressor RicR, translated as MTGAHGYSARKDNYTKRLRRIEGQVRGISKMIDEDKYCIDVLTQISAVNSALQSVALGLLEEHLGHCVSHAVAEGGEEAEKKLAEASAAIARLVRS; from the coding sequence ATGACTGGCGCACATGGATATTCGGCCCGCAAAGATAACTACACCAAGCGGCTGCGCCGGATCGAGGGACAGGTCCGCGGCATCTCCAAGATGATCGACGAGGACAAGTACTGCATCGACGTGCTGACCCAGATCAGCGCCGTCAACAGCGCGCTACAGTCGGTGGCGCTCGGGCTGCTCGAAGAACATCTCGGCCATTGCGTCAGCCACGCCGTCGCCGAAGGTGGCGAGGAGGCCGAGAAGAAGCTGGCCGAGGCCTCGGCCGCGATTGCCCGGCTAGTTCGGTCCTGA
- a CDS encoding PE-PPE domain-containing protein — protein sequence MRGKKVARLAAVTATATAMALGMTAPAMLPSASAADVTLNGITTGPVFRILQAAGLNSVAFPDLAPPLIDTLTINFAYTNSNPVNLADRINAYSFGGWNILSNSFRRQPGGVVGSALLAGSGFATFGTNDAYQALLSSARGNTLPGYTPLVGPGLTNTLTGAQCSSQGTFCKPGTNVTTLALLLLNSPLTPNGGLYSRFAPILNLFGINPVTPVGTSATSSTPATAGSGGIVTLHSAVVNIGLEYNVLSDFPATLNPFSLTNTLLASVLPTNLLGGVNLGGASLGDIETALGLLATLGSTSTTYSTLAPNDLPLLEPLRLPARLINAVSNALGHPLNLGTPLADALQPALTILVNTGYTDVQTPTNGGTYNRTFDQSGTATTFLSQAPLTPAEWAQVPGDVLRALVVGFQDSFPILRFGKTAPVLAVDGNHLTITYPSASAGSTSTPTASTTSAAVIDSVNSLVSGVSPSGSSASTETASTPSAGSPSTGATGTVKSTTKSSAGSAKSAAAANQTGSSSSGSSASAGSTHKSGVAGSKRSAGGAAA from the coding sequence CAGGCCGCTGGGCTGAACTCGGTGGCCTTCCCCGATCTGGCGCCGCCCTTGATCGACACCCTCACGATCAACTTCGCCTACACCAATTCCAATCCGGTGAATCTGGCTGATCGGATCAACGCCTACTCGTTCGGCGGTTGGAACATCCTGAGCAACAGTTTCCGACGGCAACCGGGCGGGGTCGTGGGGTCGGCGCTGCTCGCAGGATCGGGATTTGCCACCTTCGGGACGAACGACGCCTATCAAGCTTTGCTGTCGAGTGCCCGCGGTAACACGTTGCCGGGATACACCCCTCTCGTCGGTCCAGGGCTGACCAACACTCTGACCGGCGCACAGTGCTCTTCCCAGGGCACCTTCTGCAAGCCGGGCACCAATGTGACCACCCTGGCGCTTCTCCTGCTGAACAGCCCGCTGACGCCTAACGGTGGGCTTTATTCGCGCTTCGCGCCGATCCTGAACTTGTTCGGTATCAACCCGGTCACGCCGGTCGGTACCAGCGCGACGAGTTCAACTCCGGCCACCGCGGGCAGCGGTGGCATCGTCACTCTGCACTCCGCGGTGGTGAACATCGGGCTGGAGTACAACGTGTTGTCCGACTTCCCGGCGACCCTGAATCCGTTCTCGCTCACCAACACCTTGCTGGCCAGTGTTCTGCCAACAAATCTGCTCGGCGGCGTGAACCTCGGGGGCGCGTCGCTGGGTGACATCGAGACTGCCCTCGGCCTGCTGGCGACGCTGGGTTCAACGAGTACCACCTACAGCACTTTGGCACCCAACGATCTGCCGCTATTGGAGCCGCTGCGCCTGCCGGCGCGCCTGATCAACGCCGTCTCGAACGCGCTCGGTCATCCGCTGAACCTGGGGACCCCGCTCGCCGACGCGTTGCAGCCCGCACTGACCATCCTGGTCAACACCGGCTACACCGATGTCCAGACCCCAACCAACGGTGGCACCTACAACCGGACGTTCGACCAGTCCGGCACGGCCACAACGTTCCTGTCCCAGGCTCCGCTGACACCAGCGGAGTGGGCACAGGTGCCCGGTGACGTACTCCGCGCTCTCGTCGTCGGGTTCCAGGACTCGTTCCCGATTCTGCGATTCGGTAAGACGGCGCCGGTGCTCGCGGTGGACGGCAACCATCTGACGATCACCTACCCGTCGGCATCAGCAGGTAGCACGAGCACGCCGACGGCCTCAACGACGAGCGCCGCTGTGATTGACTCGGTGAATTCCCTGGTGTCCGGCGTTTCGCCCTCGGGTTCCTCCGCCAGCACAGAGACCGCCAGCACGCCGTCGGCTGGATCCCCCTCGACCGGCGCCACCGGGACGGTCAAGTCGACCACCAAGTCGTCGGCTGGCAGCGCCAAGTCGGCCGCGGCAGCCAACCAGACCGGCTCAAGCTCGAGTGGCTCGTCGGCGAGCGCCGGATCCACCCACAAGAGCGGCGTGGCCGGATCCAAGCGATCCGCCGGTGGGGCTGCGGCCTAG
- a CDS encoding DUF305 domain-containing protein — protein MMSTSSRIVAVTAALATAVVVSSCSKTDDHSQHATSTTTTSATVAAHNADDVMFAQMMIPHHQQAVELAALAPEHSTNQALLTLATTISAQQQPEINAMKALLLQWDVDPNAMGDHGGHGAGMQGMVDDATMAKLKSLNGPEFDTLWLQAMISHHQGAIDMAKAEIANGQSADMTAMAKTMVTAQQGEIDQMKQMLGG, from the coding sequence ATGATGTCCACCAGCAGCCGCATCGTGGCGGTCACCGCAGCCCTGGCCACCGCCGTCGTCGTCTCCTCCTGCAGCAAGACCGACGACCACTCCCAGCACGCCACCTCGACCACCACGACCAGCGCAACGGTGGCCGCCCACAACGCCGACGACGTGATGTTCGCGCAGATGATGATCCCGCACCATCAACAGGCCGTTGAGCTGGCAGCGCTGGCTCCCGAGCACTCCACCAACCAGGCCCTGCTCACCCTGGCGACCACCATCTCGGCCCAGCAGCAGCCAGAGATCAACGCGATGAAGGCGCTGTTGCTGCAGTGGGACGTCGATCCGAACGCGATGGGGGACCACGGCGGCCACGGCGCCGGCATGCAGGGCATGGTCGACGATGCGACGATGGCCAAACTCAAGTCGCTCAACGGCCCCGAGTTCGACACACTGTGGCTGCAGGCGATGATCAGCCATCACCAGGGCGCCATCGACATGGCGAAGGCCGAGATCGCCAACGGCCAGAGCGCCGACATGACCGCGATGGCCAAGACCATGGTCACCGCGCAGCAAGGCGAGATCGACCAGATGAAGCAGATGCTGGGAGGGTAA